Below is a window of Candidatus Kapaibacterium sp. DNA.
TTGAATAGCCTAATGAACTGAATACATTTGCAACTTTAGCTTCGTAATCGTCATGACTGAATGTCACTCCCGCATAGGGTATAAAAGCGATTGCTTTGTGGTCTTCTCCAAAAAAATCTTTGATAGATTCCAATGCATGTTCTAAATAGGTATAACCGTGAGTTGTTGAATTGCTAAGTAAAAGTAAGTTTTTCATGTTTTTTGCCATATATTGTTATTTCATCTTACAAATATCTGATTTTTTTCTCATTTTTTCAAGAATAATCCAATAAAATATTAAATCAAAAAAAAAGAGGCTGTTTCGAGCCTCTTGAGTATAAAAAATTTTCGCGTTTTTAGAAAAGCCCTTTGACAAGGTCAATCAGATAAGTAGGGAAGATGCCTAATAATATGACGAATATTGTCGAAATTACTAAAGTTAAAGTTGCTTTGCTGAATCCGAATTTTTCAGTCATTGGTGTTTCGCTATCTTTGAAATACATAAAGACAATCAAGCCGATGTAGAAATAAATTGAAATAATAGTCGAAATTACAGCCACAATCGTTAGCCATGTAAAACCTGATTCGATAGCTGCAATAAATAACATGTATTTCCCGGGAAATCCTCCAAATGGCGGTATTCCTGCTAATGAAAACATGAAGATACCCATCATTGCGGCAAGCATCGGGTTAGTCTTGGATAAGCCTGTGTAATCTTTCAAATCCATCCGACCATCATTTTTTTCTATTATACCGACTACAACAAAAGCTCCAATTTGCATAAACATGTAAGCCATCGAATAAAAAACTATACCACTCCAACCATTTATCGAATTGGATACTATACCCATCAATAAATAGCCCGCATGAGCTACTGAGGAGTATGCCAACATACGTTTAACATTCTTCTGCACTACAGCACTAATATTGCCTACAAGCATAGTTAAAGCGGAAATAATTGCTATTAACCATCTTGCATCGGATGTGAAGTCAGTCATTTCGATAATTTTATCAGATATAAGTGCAGGGTCGAAGTTCATAGGCAACATCGCTTTCGTAACCAGAATTAAAGCTGCCAAGGCGGCTGCTTTTCCGGCTGTACTCATGAAAGCCGTAGCCATAGTTGGTGCTCCTTGATATACATCAGGTGCCCATTGATGAAATGGAAATGCTGCAACTTTAAAAGATAGCCCAACAATAAGTAGAGCAAAGCCGATTTTCAAGTATAAGAAATCTACATTTCCGGTCAACATCTTGGCGCCGATAGCTTCAAAATCCAACAATCCTCCGGTCGCACCATAAATCAGTGCCATTCCGTAAATTAAAAATCCGGTAGCGAAAGCCCCGAGCAAGAAGTATTTCAAAGCAGCTTCGACTGAAGTAAAACGTTCGCGGAAAAATCCAGCCATGATGTAAAATGTTATGGACATTATCTCTATGCCGACAAATAATATCAACATATTGTTTGCATGAGCAATCGTGGACATACCGCAAACCGCAAATAAAATCAAGGAATAGAATTCCTTTCGCTCAACGTTTTGCGCCCTCATATAAGATTCCGAGGCGAATAAAGTCAATATCCCGGCTATTACAAATAATATATCAAAAACTGCCGAAACTCCTCCGTAGGCTATCATTCCGTTCGAGAATGCACCTTCGGGAAGCGGCTGTCCGTTCATATTGATGGTATAAGCTGACATAATGCCGACTGCTATCAGCGATACTAATGCGAAGTAAAAGGTTAAGGATTTGTTCTTTCCGGAAAAAGCATCAACCAAAATTATTATAATCGCCAAAGCGGCGGATAAATACACCGGCGAACCCATTAATAAATCATTCCACATCTTAGTCAAACCTGCTTGTTTGTTTACAATATTGTAATTGCATCCCTGTTATTCCGTTTCCTGCTTTTCAGCGGGGTTTTCATAACCGGGTAATTCATAAGTACTTTTACCAAATTTCAATAATTCTATTTTGTTTACTAATAATCTTGTCGAATTTTCTGAAATTTTCAGAAACGTTGAAGGATAAACACCAATCCAAACGATGAATATTACAATCGGGACCATCATAGTCCATTCGCGTTTGTTCATATCTTTCAAATTGTAGTTCTTGGGATTGTCATTTGTGCCGAACATAACTCTTTGGAACATCCACAACAAATAAACTGCTGCAAATATCACCCCTGTTGTACCAATGATTGTGTACCAATAGGAATTTAGAATCGGAGATTTGAATGCACCGATAAGAGTCAGATATTCACCCACAAACCCGTTCAAGCCGGGCAATCCCACCGATGCTAACATTGCAATTGCGAAAAACACAGTAAAGTTAGGCATTACACGCGCTATTCCACCATATTCGGAAATCTCCCTTGTGTGGCGACGCTCGTAGAGTACGCCAACGCAAAGGAATAACATACCTGTCGAGAGACCGTGATTTACCATTTGAATTACTGCACCTTGAATGCCCTCGACTGTCATCGAAAATATCCCAAGCACAACAAATCCCAAGTGAGAAAC
It encodes the following:
- a CDS encoding NADH-quinone oxidoreductase subunit N, with product MWNDLLMGSPVYLSAALAIIIILVDAFSGKNKSLTFYFALVSLIAVGIMSAYTINMNGQPLPEGAFSNGMIAYGGVSAVFDILFVIAGILTLFASESYMRAQNVERKEFYSLILFAVCGMSTIAHANNMLILFVGIEIMSITFYIMAGFFRERFTSVEAALKYFLLGAFATGFLIYGMALIYGATGGLLDFEAIGAKMLTGNVDFLYLKIGFALLIVGLSFKVAAFPFHQWAPDVYQGAPTMATAFMSTAGKAAALAALILVTKAMLPMNFDPALISDKIIEMTDFTSDARWLIAIISALTMLVGNISAVVQKNVKRMLAYSSVAHAGYLLMGIVSNSINGWSGIVFYSMAYMFMQIGAFVVVGIIEKNDGRMDLKDYTGLSKTNPMLAAMMGIFMFSLAGIPPFGGFPGKYMLFIAAIESGFTWLTIVAVISTIISIYFYIGLIVFMYFKDSETPMTEKFGFSKATLTLVISTIFVILLGIFPTYLIDLVKGLF